Proteins found in one Acomys russatus chromosome 31, mAcoRus1.1, whole genome shotgun sequence genomic segment:
- the Mfsd12 gene encoding major facilitator superfamily domain-containing protein 12, which yields MSPPPGDAGPGPPRTLSPAARLSFAVGHFLNDLCAGMWFTYLLLFLHSVRGYSSRGAGLLLLLGQAADGLCTPLVGYEADRAACARYGPRKAWHLAGTVCVLLSFPFIFSPCLGCGEATPEWAALLYYGPFIVIFQFGWAATQIAHLSLIPELVTSDHEKVELTALRYAFTVVANITVYGAAWLLLHLQGSSHAGQDVSVGDQLGVQDVPVFRNLALLVVGVGAIFSLLFHLGTKEGCRPRPQEPEPDEHSPLVAPAARPLLLWKHWLLEPAFYQVGMLYMTTRLIVNLSQTYIAMYLTYSLSLPKKFIATIPLVMYLSGFFSSFLMKPVNRRIGRNMTYFSGLLVILAFAAWVVLVDKMGVAVYGAAALLGAGCATILVTSLAMTADLIGPHTHSGAFVYGAMSFSDKVANGLAVMAVQSLHPCPSELCCGACVGFYHWVMAAVTGGVGVAAVLALCSLLIWPIRIRAWDPGDRP from the exons ATGTCGCCTCCGCCGGGCGACGCGGGCCCCGGGCCGCCGCGGACGCTGTCCCCGGCCGCACGGCTGAGCTTCGCGGTCGGCCACTTCCTCAACGACCTGTGCGCCGGCATGTGGTTCACctacctgctgctcttcctgcaCTCGGTGCGCGGCTACAGCTCGCGGGGCGCggggctgctcctgctgctcGGGCAGGCGGCCGACGGGCTCTGCACGCCGCTCGTGGGCTACGAGGCCGACCGCGCCGCCTGCGCGCGCTACGGGCCCCGCAAGGCCTGGCATCTAGCGG GCACCGTCTGTGTCCTGCTGTCTTTTCCGTTCATCTTCAGCCCCTGCTTGGGCTGTGGGGAAGCCACGCCCGAGTGGGCCGCCCTGCTCTATTACGGACCCTTCATCGTCATCTTCCAGTTTGGGTGGGCTGCCACCCAGATTGCCCACCTCAGTCTCATCCCAGAGCTGGTGACCAGTGACCACGAGAAAGTGGAGCTCACAGCCCTCAG GTATGCATTCACCGTGGTGGCCAACATCACAGTGTACGGCGCCGCCTGGCTGCTGCTGCACCTGCAGGGCTCCTCACACGCAGGCCAGGACGTCAGTGTGGGTGACCAGCTGGGAGTCCAGGATGTGCCTGTGTTTCGG AACCTGGCGCTGCTGGTGGTGGGTGTGGGAGCCATCTTCTCACTGCTCTTCCACTTGGGTACCAAGGAGGGGTGCCGGCCCCGGCCACAGGAGCCGGAACCTGATGAGCACAGCCCCCTGGTGGCTCCTGCGGCCCGGCCACTGCTGCTTTGGAAACACTGGCTTCTGGAACCAGCTTTCTATCAG GTGGGCATGCTGTACATGACCACGAGGCTCATCGTGAACCTGTCTCAGACCTACATTGCTATGTACCTGACCTATTCTCTCAGCCTGCCCAAG AAGTTCATTGCCACCATCCCCCTGGTGATGTACTTGAgtggcttcttctcctccttcctcatgaAGCCGGTCAACAGGCGCATAGGGAGGAAT ATGACCTACTTCTCGGGGCTGCTGGTGATCCTGGCCTTCGCAGCTTGGGTGGTCCTGGTAGATAAGATGGGTGTGGCCGTGTACGGGGCTGCTGCGCTGCTGGGTGCAGGCTGCGCCACCATCCTTGTCACCTCCCTGGCCATGACAGCTGACCTCATTGGCCCACACACG CACAGTGGAGCCTTCGTGTACGGTGCCATGAGCTTTTCGGATAAGGTGGCCAACGGGCTGGCAGTCATGGCTGTGCAGAGCCTGCATCCCTGCCC CTCCGAGCTGTGCTGTGGGGCCTGTGTCGGCTTCTACCACTGGGTGATGGCGGCTGTGACGGGCGGCGTGGGTGTGGCCGCGGTCCTGGCTCTCTGCAGCCTCCTCATCTGGCCCATCCGCATTCGCGCCT GGGACCCCGGAGACCGGCCCTGA
- the Tektip1 gene encoding tektin bundle-interacting protein 1, with translation MENLRREAAQLAVPPGTLERYFPTLQYSNDYLSLEGPRWAPAIKQAMRWKFTPMGQDAAGQVWLTGLTNSVPREAWYMLPCALDSPYREAHARWHGCFERRQRGLPPAYTQHLRETAFWDPALPAQYLSPGTRWGCVPWRDRQIRGKEFVVNRSQFGAELPRQSDYVPHLSPPQRPRYTAQDFKHRGLDRPCPATGQRPPAFTPAL, from the exons ATGGAAAACCTGAGACGGGAGGCTGCACAGCTCGCTGTTCCCCCCGGCACCCTAGAGCGCTACTTCCCCACCCTTCAATACAG CAATGACTACCTGTCCCTGGAGGGGCCCCGTTGGGCCCCAGCTATCAAGCAAGCCATGCGCTGGAAGTTCACGCCCATGGGACAGGACGCAGCCGGCCAGGTGTGGTTGACGGGCTTGACCAACTCCGTGCCGCGCGAGGCCTGGTACATGCTGCCCTGCGCACTCGACAGCCCATATCGCGAGGCCCACGCACGCTGGCACGGCTGCTTCGAACGTCGCCAGCGCGGCCTGCCACCAG CCTACACACAGCACCTACGGGAAACGGCCTTCTGGGACCCCGCGCTGCCCGCGCAGTACCTCAGCCCGGGCACTCGCTGGGGGTGCGTGCCGTGGAGGGACAGGCAAATCCGTGGCAAGGAATTCG TGGTCAACAGGAGCCAGTTCGGGGCGGAGCTGCCCCGGCAATCTGATTACGTCCCGCACCTGTCGCCGCCGCAGCGGCCGCGCTACACCGCACAGGACTTCAAGCACCGCGGCCTGGATCGCCCCTGCCCAGCCACCGGCCAGCGGCCCCCGGCCTTCACGCCCGCGCTCTGA
- the Fzr1 gene encoding fizzy-related protein homolog — protein MDQDYERRLLRQIIIQNENTVPCVSEMRRTLTPANSPVSSPSKHGDRFIPSRAGANWSVNFHRINENEKSPSQNRKAKDATSDNGKDGLAYSALLKNELLGAGIEKVQDPQTEDRRLQPSTPEHKGLFTYSLSSKRSSPDDGNDVSPYSLSPVSNKSQKLLRSPRKPTRKISKIPFKVLDAPELQDDFYLNLVDWSSLNVLSVGLGTCVYLWSACTSQVTRLCDLSVEGDSVTSVGWSERGNLVAVGTHKGFVQIWDAAAGKKLSMLEGHTARVGALAWNADQLSSGSRDRMILQRDVRTPPLQSERRLQGHRQEVCGLKWSTDHQLLASGGNDNKLLVWNHSSLSPVQQYTEHLAAVKAIAWSPHQHGLLASGGGTADRCIRFWNTLTGQPLQCIDTGSQVCNLAWSKHANELVSTHGYSQNQILVWKYPSLTQVAKLTGHSYRVLYLAMSPDGEAIVTGAGDETLRFWNVFSKTRSTKESVSVLNLFTRIR, from the exons aTGGACCAGGACTATGAGCGCAGGCTCCTGCGACAGATCATCATCCAGAATGAGAACACAGTGCCATGT GTCTCAGAGATGCGGAGGACTTTGACACCAGCCAACTCCCCAGTGTCCTCGCCCAGCAAACATGGTGACCGCTTCATCCCCTCGCGGGCCGGGGCCAACTGGAGCGTGAACTTCCACAGGATCAAT GAAAATGAGAAGTCCCCTAGCCAGAACCGTAAAGCCAAGGATGCAACCTCAGACAATGGCAAAG ATGGCCTGGCCTACTCCGCGCTGCTGAAAAATGAGCTGCTGGGCGCAGGCATCGAGAAGGTGCAGGATCCGCAGACGGAGGATCGGCGCCTGCAGCCGTCCACTCCCGAGCACAAGGGCCTTTTCACG TATTCCCTCAGCAGCAAGCGCTCAAGTCCTGATGACGGCAACGACGTGTCCCCGTACTCCTTGTCCCCTGTTAGCAACAAAAG TCAAAAGCTGCTGCGGTCGCCACGGAAGCCCACACGCAAGATCTCTAAGATTCCCTTCAAGGTGCTGGACGCGCCGGAGCTTCAGGACGACTTCTACCTCAACCTGGTGGACTGGTCCTCCCTCAATGTTCTCAGCGTGGGGCTGGGCAcctgtgtgtacctgtggagCGCGTGCACCAGCCAG GTGACCCGGCTCTGTGACCTCTCTGTGGAAGGGGACTCAGTCACTTCTGTGGGCTGGTCTGAGCGG GGAAACCTTGTTGCAGTGGGCACACACAAGGGCTTCGTGCAGATCTGGGACGCTGCCGCTGGGAAGAAGCTGTCCATGCTGGAGGGCCACACGGCGAGAGTGG GGGCGCTGGCCTGGAACGCAGACCAGTTGTCATCTGGCAGCCGTGACCGAATGATCCTACAACGAGATGTCCGCACGCCCCCACTGCAGTCAGAGAGGCGGCTGCAGGGCCACCGGCAGGAAGTGTGTGGACTCAAGTGGTCCACAGACCACCAGCTGCTCGCCTCCGGGGGCAATGACAACAAG CTGCTTGTGTGGAACCATTCAAGTCTGAGCCCCGTGCAGCAGTACACGGAGCACCTGGCAGCTGTAAAGGCCATCGCCTGGTCCCCACACCAGCATGGACTGCTGGCATCTGGTGGTGGCACGGCTGACCGCTGCATTCGCTTCTGGAACACTCTGACCGGCCAGCCATTGCAGTGCATTGACACAGGCTCACAAGTGTGCAACCTGGCCTGGTCTAAGCATGCCAATGAGCTG GTGAGCACACATGGCTACTCGCAGAACCAGATCCTCGTGTGGAAGTACCCGTCCCTTACACAGGTTGCTAAGCTCACTGGCCACTCGTATCGCGTCCTCTACCTG GCCATGTCACCTGATGGGGAGGCCATCGTCACAGGGGCTGGGGATGAGACCTTGCGGTTCTGGAATGTCTTCAGTAAGACGCGCTCTACAAAG GAATCTGTGTCTGTGCTCAACCTCTTCACCCGGATCCGATAG